The following are encoded together in the Erwinia sp. E602 genome:
- a CDS encoding DUF6388 family protein yields MKTVEEYYAIAKDLFLAAHPELQSGIANLTAEQAAAVGMSLEQLQAMQKDRAYAAYVREKKLDGVLFAIQLAEPDKEVMVEAIETYLRSHAEALGMSWEEFCIKNEL; encoded by the coding sequence ATGAAAACCGTAGAAGAGTATTACGCCATTGCCAAAGATCTTTTCCTGGCAGCCCACCCGGAACTGCAGTCCGGCATTGCTAACCTGACCGCAGAACAGGCCGCCGCCGTGGGTATGAGCCTGGAGCAGCTGCAGGCGATGCAGAAAGACCGCGCCTACGCGGCCTACGTGCGCGAAAAAAAGCTGGACGGGGTGCTGTTCGCCATTCAGCTGGCCGAACCGGACAAAGAGGTGATGGTCGAGGCGATCGAAACCTACCTGCGCAGCCATGCAGAGGCGCTGGGAATGAGCTGGGAAGAGTTTTGCATTAAGAACGAGCTGTAA